In the Sorghum bicolor cultivar BTx623 chromosome 4, Sorghum_bicolor_NCBIv3, whole genome shotgun sequence genome, CCAAGCAGCTCCAAGTCGCCGAGCGCGCCCTCGCGAAGGCCAAGGCAGGAGGCGACGAGAAGGTCGCGAAGCTCGCCATGTCCTACGAGCTGAGCGCCAGGATCGTCACGGAGACACCGCCGGCGATGAAGCTGGAGCGGATGGAGGAGCTGTTCAACGCCATGGCTGCACCGAACCACAAGACAGAATGCCACCCGAACGCCGAGGCCGACAAGCCCTTCTGCGAGACCGTCTCCAAGCTGCAGAAGGCCTTCAAGGAGGTGCGCTCCGCCGTCGCGCAGGGCAAGAAGGAGGAGACCATCGACGATGTGTTCCTCGTCAACCAAGAGTTCGCGCCCACGATCAGGGCTATCAACAAGGCGTACGCGGACGGAGACGAGAAGGAGATCGCGGCGGTTCTGGCGACCTACGACAAGTGTGCCGATGCGATCCTTGCAGCTCCGCTCGCTGAAAAGTTCAAGGTGATGAAAGAGAGCATCGCGGCCGCTTCCCGTGCACCCGGAAAGCAGGCGCCATAGTGCCACACCCACACTGCATGCCACCACAACACTTTCGACGACGCGACCACTTTGCAACGACGCAATATCGATCCATACGCTCAGCACCAATGATCATCATAGTCATGTATGTAGTATTTACTTACcattcctatatatatatatatatatcccctAATTGTATAGACCCTTTTGCTCTGTCGCTGGTTGGTTCTTTAATGTCTTCAGAAAAACATGTTTGTCTAGAATGTGCGTGGTCTCGGGAGGCCGCGCGCGGCGTAGTGCTGTAAGAGAGTTTGTAGTCGAGGAGAGTGTGTCTAGTATGAGCTTCTTTCATAAGAGTCACAGCTTAGTTCCATGTAATTAGGATCTAATCTGACTGAATGTACTTTTATAAGACGAGGCTCCGTTCGCTTGTTTTATAAGACATACTTTTTTCTACTAACCAGTAgtttttttctctcataataaatcaacgaacaatACTTTTAGTCATAACTTTTTAGACCAGCAACAAGACCAGATGTGTTTGTAATTCACTTTATTTCTTTCCATGCGCCGATCATTAATTGATTGGTTTGTAAGCAAATTAGGGAAGGCCATCAAAATACTCATTCAAAATGAACCCAATCAGGTGAGCTTGTTCGCTTGGCAGAAAAACCATGGAagtattgtttaccgatttattgtgagagaaaaacactactgaatgaCTGATAGATTCAGCAAATAAGCTTAAGCGAATAGGCTCTAATGTGTGTCGGGTACCATATATCCCGGATTTATTCTAGGATTTAATGACGCTATGCTTTTAGTGCTAGGCGACATCTCCATTGACAGCGAGCCTTCTGTGGTGACTTTGTGAATCTCGTGATCTGCTGGCTTAGTCCTTCGAAAGTGCTCATGAAGATATGATTTGCGTACATGTTATGGGTGAGTATGCGTGCGTTGTGAGTATTTGCGTTGTACTatgtaattctaaaaaaaatccAAATCTCCTCTATTCTGCTAAAAAGGCTCAAGAATCCTTTGACCTGTGTTATTTAGGCGCCGGTTAAGACTTACAAACATATCAGATAATTTTTCATATGCTCTAGATCCAAATTAGTACATATATTGATGAACATGTAGATTGTAAaatcttttaaataagatcaaaATATTTTTGCCAAAACAGATTTAAAaattattaaataatatttTATGTCACAAATATGATAAAAACTTTAATTGCGTAAGAAAATAAATTAAACATAACTCATGACTGAAATAGAAATTTAAGGATATGTTGAAAAGCTTGTTACCTCCATCTATCCCAAATTATATGTATTTTCTAGGTACATACTCCCTCTATACTCATAAaaaaagtcgttttggacaagatttgggtcaaacattgaaaatataaatcataaataacttttaagttgttgaatttgaaaatgtgaaaatcatatgaatagatttgtcttgaaaaatactttcataaataaatatatatatatatataactttttgataaatatttttataaaaataagaagtcaaagttaggctttggaGATCGTGTCGTTATcataaacgactttctttatgggtatggagggagtagcttTTATTACACACCTAGATATATAATAATACATTctagatatatagtaaaaaatactAGATATATAGTAAATAATAGTGTACCTAAAAAGCCAAAATGGCTTGTAAATTGAAACGGAAGGAGTTTTGGGAAGGCGGGAACTCTGGAACAAAAGGTAATTAAACAGCAAAGGGGAAAGCTAAAAAAG is a window encoding:
- the LOC8058648 gene encoding uncharacterized protein OsI_030282 — translated: MAKMILLLIILVATITAAVEAAPSPAVPVPQQSSAEADKKINEVNLTLKKVFDDVIATAPPAKKQEAIDATTKQLQVAERALAKAKAGGDEKVAKLAMSYELSARIVTETPPAMKLERMEELFNAMAAPNHKTECHPNAEADKPFCETVSKLQKAFKEVRSAVAQGKKEETIDDVFLVNQEFAPTIRAINKAYADGDEKEIAAVLATYDKCADAILAAPLAEKFKVMKESIAAASRAPGKQAP